CTGTACCATTATATTTCTACTTTAGAATATTGATTTCCACTAGGCATTTAAGTTCATTTAGTGTATTCCATGTGTAGATAAAAGCTGTTGTCTTCACTaggttttttttagttactattttatttaaagactgaattgatttttatattttataaagattGTTTTATCTAGAATATTTGAGACATTAGTCATGTAAACAAGTAGCTTTCAGCTTGGTGTATATTACTTTACTATATATCCATGTTGTACCACCAATAAATTAACTTGTAAGAATGCCAACCAATCAACCATCACCTCTAGGATTAAATTATGGAGCAAATGGAAGGCTTAGAATAATAGTTGAATTAAATGCAACACTTTAAGAAAAAGGTTTTTATGCCTTATATTGAAAAGAAGATCCTGTTTTATATTGCTCTTTAATACCTTGCTGGCAGAAGTGATAAGATAAAGTAAAAGTaagtagagaaaaaaacaatctaATGAAATGTGACAAGCCAAACCTCTTTACTGAAGATAATTCTAATCtccattagaaataaaaatgtattaccttgataaaaaaaaattaattccccTGTGTTGTGTTGACAGAAGCTGGATGGAGAGGAAGTATTAAGTTTGAGACCACCTTTAATCTTTGTACAAAGTACCAAGGCTGGCACCAGGCTCATATCTCAACAGGTAGAAATAGAATTGATTTATCAAGCATTATATTAAATACTAATACCCATTATGCTgtgtgaaaatatttttgtccaTTTTCTAGTTGGCTGCTTGGTTCTCTATGTATGGTCAAGTGGATATTCAGATGATGAACTCAAGAGAGGCTATTGTGGCAGCAACAAATTTTCATTGGTAATATTCCTTGCTCAATGTAAATTTCATAAAATTGTCAGACTTAAGAATAATAAAGAGCCATAATGtagttaaataattttaaaactatttaaaccTTTTAtacttatgaaaataaaaaatattctacttcTAAGTGCCAGAGAAATCATATCAGCATTTCGGCAACATCCATTAATCAAAGTTAGCAAATACAGATTCTGGGAGCACTCAAAGTTGGGACAAAGAATTTTATGGTAAGTTCTTGCTAATACAAATCCAAGCATTTATTTTGAAGCTCTTAATACTTTGATTTCAATTGTTACTTGAAAGATgacttcttgttttgtttttactctaTTCAGGGGTTCCTTAGCTATAGCAACAGTCTCCGGTTTAGTTTTATTGTACAATGCTTAATGAAGCTATTAAAAGTAGTATTCCATAACTGTGAGGTTGCACAAGTTGTTAGGTGAGactaatacttaaaaaaaaagttgtacacAGTCAATGAATCGATTggtatatacaaatgtttatttttataatattaatgttatgttttacaatataaaatatacatagatctcattgtaatttttttttcttccaaataGGTCCTGGTTCATCTTCATCCTTTTTATCATCTTCGTCATCTTCTGTTTCTCTGAAAACTGGATTGGGCTGAGTCCtgtaataaatgaataaataaacactTTTACAAATTACCTATATAGTTTTTTGAATGAATAGTCAACACTTATAAATACTGGCAATTTCACCTTTTGCAAATACCCTCGTAATTAAGGGTCCAGTATGATTAGTACTTTGGTTTGGTTTTATTGTACATCTACCAAATGGTAGAAGTTACCAGCTACCATTAAGAGTAATGAGTCTTTCATGTATTTGATGACTAAACACACtaccaacatttttttaaaatgagaattttgaaataaaattcaagaaaaagtattaaaaaaaacattacaaacttTTTGTAAGCTGGATCAATCCAATAAGGATTTTCTGACGCTTCTTTGGCATGTCTCAGAATTGCAGCTCTTGGATCCTTCTCAAAAGGATCTGGTTTTCTGGAAACAATTTGTTGAGCAACATACTGAGAAAGAGTAGCCCCTTTAGCTCCGACTCGACCACCCGTAcctaaataaattgaaaaaaaaaaagcattgaaaTATGTTGAAATTGTACTACAAAGTAAGCTGCTAAACTTAACATTATAAGACAATGCTTACCTGGACCTGATACCGGCAAGTCAGGTCTATGACTTTTCACAGGATCTTTTCGCACTTTTTCATCAAATTTTCTTGTACTGGTTGGTCTTCCTTGCCGGAACATAGGCAGAGCATAAGCTAAACAAAATGAGTAAAATGAGATAATTAGCcttcttttattaaaaacaatctCTCTATATCAACTGTGATACACTTTGTTTCTAAGTAGTTTTGGTCCAGTGTATACTCACGTGTAATGATGTTTTGTGCTGCTACTATCTCAGCTTGTTTCACTTTACGTTCTCTTTTCACCATGCACAGCATAGCACCTCTGGGAGAAAACAATATTACATGTAAAACTATGTCTAACTACTTTATAAGGAATTGACTAAAACTTAAAAAGCATATGCTGAGTTTGTTGACAAATAATCATTGTTGTCCTATCTTTAAGTATTGTTTTGTCTGAAATGTATACAATCACTTTTGTAATGATTAGAATATTTAAATGATAACATTAACAGAAATGGTTCTGCAGACAATGTATTCATTTgttagcaaaaaataaaaaaaaaagaaacataccTATGACTCTTTTTCGGGTCATAATAAAGTTTGACCAGGCCATCACCACAACCTACGACCATTTGATTCAGTTTTGGATGCCATAACACTCTAATTGTACTCTGTCATAAAAGAATATGgtgtaaatataataaaaaacaaacaaacttgtaaCTTAAAGACTTAAAATTTTCAACAAGGTGTGTTTCTTTAAAAGAACTAAAGCTGTAGTAATGAAATACTAATGTAATATgctatggtttaaaaaaaaatagttatacaaaaatattaaatcaatttaaataatgaataactAGCAAGTTTTAACAACATCTTTATCAAAGATGGACACAATTTTTTTCTGTATACATTTAAATTCTGTGACATCAGAACTTTGCCTTGAAAAGCTATTAATTATGATTATGAGTTGGATGCACCTGATtaagtttatttacactaatcCATAGTTTCTTTGTCTCACCATCAGCTTTATTGCAAGAAACTCCATGTCAAAAGGATCAATCTGAGCTAATTTTTCAGTTTGAAGTGTTATTTCTAGATTCTTCAAGAGTAACCTTTTAACAAATTATGTTCAGAACCTTTTATTGCCCTTATGTTGCCAGTCTCTAGCTAAATAAAAATTCATATGATATAAATCTAAGCTACAAATGTCTGGTTCTCAATATGGTGCAGAGTTAAGGAACAATTAACAAATACTAAACTATTACTGTAGGTCTGATagcctaaaaaaaatttactttttttttcaaaatgagtGATATTTGGAACCTATTTCATTGCAACAATAGGTACTTCTAGTATaaggaaatgtatttttattctaGAAGTTTACTTTTTAACTTACTGATTCAGAAACATGCATCTCCTTAACAACAGCCAGACTTTCTCTGTCTAAAAACACAATTTTTCCTTCTGTCTGATTTTTCTGTAAAGAAACTCCAGTTACAACTAGCTTGTCATCAGGGCTAAATATACAGTCTGTCCTGAAATACAAAACATAAAGCTGTGTAAGCTTTGGTGCTTAGAACTATTAAAACTATTAATTACTCtacattatattaatttttaagaattatttaaaaaaaaaactgcaaaaCTAACATAGGAAAACGATTATCCAGATTTCTGGCAATATTCAATGGTTTCTGAAAGCTTCTTATGTCCCATAATTTTAATGTGTCATCTCCTGAAATAGTTAGACAATAAATAGTGTGGCacttaataaataaaacgaTACAATGTATGTTTTGGTTCAAAAACGAGACAAAAGTAGTTTAAGTATAAACTTACATAGTTGATAACAAGTTCCTCtaatcaatgaaaacaaactatAGTATTACAATACAGTAGTCACTTAAGTGTAAACATTTACTAACCTCCTCTAGAAGCTAAAGTGCGACCATCATAAGAAAACCTCAAACATGTTATGTCTGAGCCATTCATGTgtgcatttttattttgaatagcAACATTAACCTGGATAAATTTCAACATCAATAAAGCTTAATATTAACATTgacagtttttttaaaataaaatatttttttcaacaaaactttttaatgaTAACTAATTCAAAACCAAATTTGGTCAAACTCATAACCTAATGTGGACATAAAATCAAATGAAAGTCTTTAATGTCTATTATctatgagtgtgggagaaataatgtgtgcaaactttttaccagacagacagacagaaagagtgagttgatataggctttgtgcAAATACATCAACATTATTATTGAATATCAGCAAAAAGATGCTCACGTATGTATGTTTGTTATAATCCCATAACTGAATGGAGCCATCATTACAACCTGCCACTATGTAGCGGCCATCAAGACTGTAAGTGCATGAAGTAGGGATGGTCTTTCTCCCTCCAGTTGACTTAGTTTTGATGATATTTTTATGCTTTAATGGTTTGTTTACATCCCATAATCTAAGCgtgctgcaaaaaaaaaaaaagccaaatacATTTGAATCTTAGGTAAATGGAGCTATTTGTACTATTAAAAGTAATTGGATGCTTGCCGGCCTCAATTAACTTACCAATCATTAGCACATGTGAGAAactcttcttttaattttggatTCCAGCATCCAGAGTTAAGGGACGCTGTGTGACCCTGATGTAGTAAGAGAATAAAAGATCAAAAGGAAGTAAATTTATtgtgaacaaaaaatgtaaacataatgATTACTGTTAACATTTTGAAAAGGGGAAGGGAGGTGTAAATAGTTAAGAGGATAAAGAGTTAAGTGTTGGTTTCTTCTTTCTTATATAAACTACAATATTAGACAAGctatgcttaaaaaaaatttaaaaaattccctCTGCATGTGGGGTAGAGCTTAGAGTTAGCTTTTTACCAAGGATGTGGCTTTGCACAAACATAAACCATTTTTACTCTCCCTATAGAGTTACAAACCCAAAGGGACCAGGAAGACTAGAGACATTGCCTAAAgtcaaagaaacattttatattaaataaattcatatcaattaatttttttttaactatgtaTAAATATTACAAAACTTGTTActtaaattgaaaattaaatttaaatcttttgaTTCCAatgtatgaaacaaaattatgtgAAAGTTAATATTAAGAAATGTGCTTTGCGATTCAAGCAGCATATACTAATTACCTTTGTGCTAGCCTGGTCCACCAAGTACTGATCTCCCTTGACACATTCCATAACCTCAAATCCATCTCTGTCAATTATCTTGGCCTGGGCATTGCCTGCCACAACTAACAGAGTATCACCAGTAATGCTGTACTCTAAGCCCTTGATCTGATGactaacacaaaaaataaataaaaattctctctaaactttaaacaaaatttagagtgaaaataaattttaaaaaactaccCATACCATCCTATTTTCTTATACTGATTACAATTTATAATACAACATGTTTTCAAAAATGgaagatttcttttttcttaaaaaaaaacaacaattttaaaaacagttGTTTCTTCCTATTGCATTCTAAGATTTAAGAGTTAGATGTAAATACCCCATTCTAATGTATTAAAAGCTAATGGATTAAGGTTATTAGAAAGAAATACAACTTCTTTACCATTCACTAGGCCTAAGAGATCTGAAAGATCGAAGTGAAGTGTCCATTCCTGCAAAGTCCCATAATTTTACATCAAAATCAAAACTACCTGTTACCAAACGGGCTCCTGATGGATCTAGCGCAAGCGCTGAAACCTAGAAAATAGACGCATTAAATATACATGTTAAATCTTTCAAgaagtaagaaaaaaatcaaattttaacattagcagaaatatatttttaaaaattactaatTATGAATACTTTaagtcattataaaaaaaatgcacatgCACTAAAGTTTCTAAAATATTCAGCATAAAATTGAAATGCTTACTGTTTTAGCACCATGATTCAAGATAATTTCATGACTTTGTGGAATTTTAGTCAGGGgattctacaaaaaaaaaaaaaaaaaagattattacttttatttaattaaatcagttatatatgaatattaaaaaaaaaaatttagcatgTCATATAATATGTGTAGTTTTTAATTTTCCACTCAATGGCACCCACGGTACCAAGAACTGTAAAAAGATTATGGCGATAGTATAAGATATCTAGTTGGGCACTGATAACATCTAcccatcagagaaaaaaaaagagataattcTAAGCAACACTATAGATGATCAGACTGATTATTAGATtagtttaaaagaaacaaaaaaaaatattttaacttatcCTCTCTCACTTTTAACCTATcatgataaaaataatattaaattaaacaaatcaCATGAAATGAAATTTTTCCTAATTGCATGCATCTCTAACTTAATATGgctaaatgttttaataaactgCAGATGACCATATatcaatttgaaaacaaaaaaggtatATTCTCCAaactaaaaaattatatatatatatatactctggCATAAACAgctgagtaatttgctttttgctttacatgtttcggatgttccttcaataTTGGAGATTATTACACCTTGCAGGATGGCAGGAGGCAAGGTTTAAACCCGGCACCATcaagatgacagtccagagcacatgcCAGATGACCAGGTAGTCATCCATACTTTATTGACAATTTACAACATTACAAAAGATAcctcatcatcttcagcctcaTCATCTTCATCACTATCATGATCTCTATCTGTATTTTCACTTGTTTCGGCTGACATCATAGAAAGTACTGAAAATTGGAAATAACAAATGCTTGTCTTTAAATCCTTTTAAAGTAACAAGCATGAACATTTgttgaatcatttattttacaATGCAAATGGGAGAAGAATTTCAAAACATCTAGTTTTTGGACTATTAGATCACTTTTTGTAAGTTCAAAATAAAGagctgttgttttatttttttgaatatttgttAAGATTGCAGGCAGTTTTTTGTTAGTTGATGTGAAGTGTAAAATggacatgttaaaaaaaaaaggtccctTTAAGACATTGAAAATTATATGAATCAAATTATTTTGGAGCAAATTTTAATAGGGTAAGAGTGCCATTGTTTTTATCTAGGTGACATTAGATGGCAGCTAATGGTTAACATTTGCTTTTTTAACTTGTCTCAGCTGAAATCTCATTTTTACCCTATTACATATTACTCTGGTTTTAATAGCAGCAAGAAATATATTTGGAGCCTTAACAACAATGACATCATTTATACATGAAATTCTGAGGAAGatttgataaaaattaaaaaaactatgTAGGTTTCTGAGAGACTATTATGAATGAGATGTATTAAAGATGTTGTACTTTCCAATGgtgttaaaaattttaaaatattaatccTAAACCttttaaattgcaaaaaaaaataaaacatagtaaTATAAGTGgatgcattaaaaataaattctcaaTATAA
The DNA window shown above is from Biomphalaria glabrata chromosome 5, xgBioGlab47.1, whole genome shotgun sequence and carries:
- the LOC106060488 gene encoding WD repeat-containing protein 70-like isoform X1; the encoded protein is MEKKAMDEIDNQSRSRTIQTDQTVQSDSQSNEKKGHKDDKDIKKARNFDFMAMFHEARQTAKERTLNNIVADSDLADIIEPEIESQSKTSPVPSPATKISSTKSPVTKVMDNDSNSAIEDSEDEIGPSLPSDFTNDFKTETRITPNPQDDEMNDNSGDDSFIGPPIPTVLSMMSAETSENTDRDHDSDEDDEAEDDENPLTKIPQSHEIILNHGAKTVSALALDPSGARLVTGSFDFDVKLWDFAGMDTSLRSFRSLRPSECHQIKGLEYSITGDTLLVVAGNAQAKIIDRDGFEVMECVKGDQYLVDQASTKGHTASLNSGCWNPKLKEEFLTCANDCTLRLWDVNKPLKHKNIIKTKSTGGRKTIPTSCTYSLDGRYIVAGCNDGSIQLWDYNKHTYVNVAIQNKNAHMNGSDITCLRFSYDGRTLASRGGDDTLKLWDIRSFQKPLNIARNLDNRFPMTDCIFSPDDKLVVTGVSLQKNQTEGKIVFLDRESLAVVKEMHVSESSTIRVLWHPKLNQMVVGCGDGLVKLYYDPKKSHRGAMLCMVKRERKVKQAEIVAAQNIITPYALPMFRQGRPTSTRKFDEKVRKDPVKSHRPDLPVSGPGTGGRVGAKGATLSQYVAQQIVSRKPDPFEKDPRAAILRHAKEASENPYWIDPAYKKTQPNPVFRETEDDEDDKKDEDEPGPIWKKKKLQ
- the LOC106060488 gene encoding WD repeat-containing protein 70-like isoform X2 encodes the protein MDEIDNQSRSRTIQTDQTVQSDSQSNEKKGHKDDKDIKKARNFDFMAMFHEARQTAKERTLNNIVADSDLADIIEPEIESQSKTSPVPSPATKISSTKSPVTKVMDNDSNSAIEDSEDEIGPSLPSDFTNDFKTETRITPNPQDDEMNDNSGDDSFIGPPIPTVLSMMSAETSENTDRDHDSDEDDEAEDDENPLTKIPQSHEIILNHGAKTVSALALDPSGARLVTGSFDFDVKLWDFAGMDTSLRSFRSLRPSECHQIKGLEYSITGDTLLVVAGNAQAKIIDRDGFEVMECVKGDQYLVDQASTKGHTASLNSGCWNPKLKEEFLTCANDCTLRLWDVNKPLKHKNIIKTKSTGGRKTIPTSCTYSLDGRYIVAGCNDGSIQLWDYNKHTYVNVAIQNKNAHMNGSDITCLRFSYDGRTLASRGGDDTLKLWDIRSFQKPLNIARNLDNRFPMTDCIFSPDDKLVVTGVSLQKNQTEGKIVFLDRESLAVVKEMHVSESSTIRVLWHPKLNQMVVGCGDGLVKLYYDPKKSHRGAMLCMVKRERKVKQAEIVAAQNIITPYALPMFRQGRPTSTRKFDEKVRKDPVKSHRPDLPVSGPGTGGRVGAKGATLSQYVAQQIVSRKPDPFEKDPRAAILRHAKEASENPYWIDPAYKKTQPNPVFRETEDDEDDKKDEDEPGPIWKKKKLQ